One Gemmatimonadaceae bacterium DNA segment encodes these proteins:
- a CDS encoding proline--tRNA ligase: MSDDKKLPTRAEDFSAWYNELVLKAELADYSPVRGCMVIRPDGYGIWERMQLALDQMFKATGHRNAYFPLFIPESFLKKEASHVEGFAPELAVVTHGGGSKLEEPLVVRPTSETIIYHMFAKWLQSYRDLPFLYNQWANVVRWEMRTRLFLRTTEFLWQEGHTAHATHDEAEAETRQMLGVYRTFMEQWMAMPVVTGQKTDSERFAGALRTYSCEAMMQDNRALQAGTSHNLGQNFSKAFDLTFQAEDGGIAHAWNTSWGVSTRMIGGLVMTHGDDNGLQIPPRLAPIEVVIVPIWKTDEERTLVIETAHRVKAEISGRERGLEGRITAHVDDRVGIKPGAKYYHWELKGIPIRMEIGPRDVAANQCVLVRRDVKGKHPVSLDGVLGTIHAMLDTMQADMFAAATARREAHSHRGEISYDRFKEIMDGPGGFVYAGWNGDPAVEARVKEETKATIRCIPDAEFRSTPAPARCMVTGEPARHEVIWAKAY, encoded by the coding sequence ATGAGCGACGACAAGAAGCTTCCGACCCGCGCCGAGGACTTCAGCGCGTGGTACAACGAACTGGTGCTGAAGGCCGAGCTGGCAGACTACTCCCCCGTGCGCGGCTGCATGGTGATCCGCCCGGACGGCTACGGCATCTGGGAGCGCATGCAGCTTGCGCTCGACCAGATGTTCAAGGCCACCGGGCACCGGAACGCCTACTTCCCGCTGTTCATCCCGGAGAGCTTCCTGAAGAAGGAGGCGAGCCACGTGGAGGGCTTCGCGCCGGAGCTGGCGGTCGTCACGCATGGTGGCGGCTCGAAGCTCGAGGAGCCGCTGGTGGTGCGCCCGACGTCGGAGACGATCATCTACCACATGTTCGCGAAGTGGCTGCAGAGCTACCGCGACCTGCCGTTCCTGTACAACCAGTGGGCCAACGTCGTCCGCTGGGAGATGCGCACGCGCCTCTTCCTGCGCACCACCGAGTTCCTCTGGCAGGAGGGGCACACGGCCCATGCCACGCACGACGAGGCCGAGGCGGAGACGCGGCAGATGCTCGGGGTGTACCGCACCTTCATGGAGCAGTGGATGGCGATGCCGGTGGTGACCGGCCAGAAGACGGACAGTGAGCGGTTCGCCGGCGCACTGCGCACCTACTCGTGTGAGGCGATGATGCAGGACAACCGCGCGCTGCAGGCGGGGACCTCGCACAACCTCGGGCAGAACTTCTCGAAGGCATTCGACCTCACGTTCCAGGCCGAGGACGGCGGCATTGCGCATGCATGGAACACGAGCTGGGGCGTGAGCACGCGGATGATCGGCGGGCTGGTGATGACGCATGGTGACGACAACGGCCTGCAGATCCCGCCAAGGCTGGCGCCGATCGAGGTGGTGATCGTGCCGATCTGGAAGACCGACGAGGAGCGCACGCTGGTGATCGAGACGGCGCACCGCGTGAAGGCGGAGATCAGCGGTCGCGAACGGGGCCTGGAGGGGCGCATCACGGCGCACGTGGACGATCGCGTGGGCATCAAGCCGGGCGCGAAGTACTACCACTGGGAGCTGAAGGGCATCCCGATCCGGATGGAGATCGGCCCGCGCGACGTGGCGGCAAACCAGTGCGTGCTGGTGCGGCGCGACGTGAAGGGCAAGCACCCGGTGTCGCTCGACGGCGTGCTCGGGACGATCCACGCGATGCTCGACACGATGCAGGCCGACATGTTCGCGGCGGCGACCGCGCGTCGCGAGGCGCACAGCCATCGGGGCGAGATCAGCTATGACCGGTTCAAGGAGATCATGGACGGCCCGGGCGGCTTCGTGTATGCCGGCTGGAACGGCGATCCGGCGGTGGAGGCCAGGGTGAAGGAGGAGACCAAGGCCACGATCCGCTGCATTCCCGACGCCGAGTTCCGCTCGACGCCGGCCCCGGCACGGTGCATGGTGACCGGCGAGCCGGCACGCCACGAGGTGATATGGGCGAAGGCGTACTGA
- the hisS gene encoding histidine--tRNA ligase, whose protein sequence is MASIRPLNGFRDFYPPAFAERAHIFATWRRVATRYGFVEYDGPPLEPLELYTKKSGAEIVDQLYAFVDKGGRDVALRPEMTPTVARMVAAQANALRKPVRWFSIPQLFRYERPGRGRLREHFQLNADIFGDGGASTDAELLALVIDMLREFGLTSDDVRVRLSDRRLLDVLLRAMGNPDDRIPAIYAVLDKFDRQPRELSIEKLTTAGCSAGQVESLLSLLVEAPSLTPAGRLLPMLGNAEVATHYEALTETLRMVSALIGEPAFRWIQLDLTIVRGLAYYTGLVFEVFDAKGELRAVCGGGRYDGLLKALGNVDMPAAGFGWGDVVLGELLRDRGLLPSAPAGPEIWVATSDPSDVDLVQRVVGSLRRAGRRVEYALRPQQVTKQLKAAVSAGATQAVILQSDAPNDAVLRDLTTGSETKIDLVTWLEAQ, encoded by the coding sequence ATGGCATCGATCCGCCCCCTGAACGGGTTTCGCGACTTCTACCCGCCGGCCTTCGCCGAGCGCGCGCATATCTTCGCGACCTGGCGACGGGTGGCGACCCGCTACGGCTTCGTGGAGTACGACGGCCCGCCGCTGGAGCCACTCGAGCTGTACACGAAGAAGAGTGGTGCCGAGATCGTGGACCAGCTCTACGCCTTCGTGGACAAGGGGGGGCGTGACGTCGCGCTGCGCCCCGAGATGACGCCGACAGTGGCGCGGATGGTGGCGGCGCAGGCCAATGCGCTGCGGAAGCCGGTGCGCTGGTTCTCGATCCCGCAGCTCTTCCGGTACGAGCGGCCGGGGCGCGGGCGCCTGCGCGAGCACTTCCAGCTGAATGCGGACATCTTCGGCGACGGGGGTGCGTCCACCGACGCGGAGTTGCTGGCACTGGTGATCGACATGCTGCGCGAGTTCGGGCTGACCAGCGACGACGTGCGCGTGCGCCTGTCGGATCGGCGCCTGCTCGACGTGCTGCTGCGCGCCATGGGCAATCCGGATGACCGCATTCCGGCGATCTACGCGGTGCTCGACAAGTTCGACCGGCAGCCGCGTGAGCTCTCGATCGAGAAACTGACGACCGCGGGCTGCTCGGCCGGGCAGGTCGAGTCGCTGCTGTCGCTGCTGGTGGAGGCTCCGTCCCTGACGCCAGCGGGACGCCTGCTCCCGATGCTGGGCAACGCCGAGGTCGCGACACACTACGAGGCGCTCACCGAGACGCTGCGGATGGTGTCAGCCTTGATCGGTGAGCCGGCGTTTCGCTGGATCCAGCTCGACCTGACGATCGTGCGTGGCCTCGCGTACTACACGGGCCTCGTCTTCGAGGTGTTCGACGCCAAGGGTGAATTGCGCGCGGTCTGCGGTGGTGGACGATACGACGGCCTGCTGAAGGCGCTGGGCAACGTGGACATGCCCGCGGCGGGATTCGGCTGGGGTGACGTGGTGCTGGGCGAGCTGCTGCGCGACCGCGGGCTGCTGCCATCGGCACCGGCCGGCCCGGAGATCTGGGTGGCGACGAGCGATCCGTCGGACGTCGACCTCGTGCAGCGCGTGGTCGGGTCACTGCGCCGCGCCGGCCGCCGCGTCGAGTATGCGCTGCGGCCACAGCAGGTCACCAAGCAGTTGAAGGCGGCCGTGAGCGCCGGCGCGACACAGGCCGTGATCCTCCAGAGCGACGCACCGAACGACGCCGTGCTGCGTGACCTCACGACCGGCAGTGAAACGAAGATCGACCTCGTCACCTGGCTCGAAGCGCAGTGA
- a CDS encoding bifunctional folylpolyglutamate synthase/dihydrofolate synthase, which produces MTDGGAASPDYRAAIAALAARTTQGVRLGLDRTRALLAACGAPHERLRTLHVAGTNGKGSTCATMDAVLQAAGFRVGRYSSPHLVDFSERVLVNGAAVDQARILAWLEEHRGDIDRLGATFFEATTVMAFDLLLEAGVDIAVVEVGLGGRLDSTNVLTPLVSGVTAIGLDHREYLGDTLSAIALEKAGIFKAGVPAVIGDRDPAVVDKLREAARRAGASTVTVAQDALPLESAGLTADGTRMTFRDGRERLELTSSLMGMHQSQNVATAVTMLRAAGAPWTPTNASLSDGVSATRLAGRFQRTGRWLFDVAHNADGIATVTRSLAAVALPRPLAAVVCVLSDKDWRAMLEALLPHLDALWLTDAPTAPASRRWPLAEVAAFARARAGVRVAIHVVPDFGAALGQAASGAATVLVTGSFHTVGDAMQRLEIDPLAG; this is translated from the coding sequence ATGACGGATGGCGGCGCGGCGTCCCCGGACTACCGCGCGGCCATCGCGGCGCTCGCCGCACGCACGACGCAGGGCGTCCGCCTCGGCCTCGATCGCACCCGCGCGCTGCTGGCGGCGTGTGGTGCGCCGCACGAGCGTCTGCGGACGCTGCATGTCGCCGGCACGAACGGGAAGGGCAGCACCTGCGCCACCATGGATGCCGTGCTGCAGGCGGCCGGCTTCCGCGTCGGTCGCTACTCGTCGCCGCACCTGGTGGACTTCAGTGAACGGGTGCTCGTGAATGGCGCCGCCGTGGACCAGGCTCGGATCCTGGCGTGGCTCGAGGAGCATCGCGGGGACATCGACCGGCTGGGCGCCACGTTCTTCGAGGCGACCACCGTGATGGCGTTCGACCTGCTGCTGGAGGCCGGCGTGGACATCGCGGTGGTGGAGGTCGGGCTTGGCGGGCGTCTCGACTCCACCAACGTGCTGACGCCGCTGGTCTCCGGGGTGACGGCCATCGGCCTGGACCACCGGGAGTACCTCGGTGACACCCTGTCAGCGATCGCGCTCGAGAAGGCCGGGATCTTCAAGGCCGGCGTACCGGCCGTGATCGGCGACCGTGATCCGGCCGTCGTGGACAAGCTCCGCGAGGCCGCCCGCCGCGCTGGTGCCTCGACGGTCACGGTGGCACAGGACGCGCTGCCGCTGGAGTCCGCCGGGCTGACGGCCGACGGGACCCGGATGACGTTCCGCGACGGTCGCGAGCGACTTGAACTGACGAGTTCGCTGATGGGGATGCACCAGTCGCAGAACGTGGCGACCGCGGTGACGATGCTGCGTGCCGCGGGTGCACCGTGGACCCCCACCAACGCGTCGCTGTCGGACGGCGTCAGCGCCACGCGGCTGGCCGGTCGCTTCCAGCGCACCGGACGCTGGCTCTTCGACGTGGCGCACAACGCGGACGGCATTGCCACCGTGACGCGTTCACTCGCGGCGGTGGCCCTGCCGCGCCCGTTGGCCGCCGTGGTGTGCGTGCTCTCCGACAAGGACTGGCGCGCGATGCTCGAGGCGCTGCTGCCGCACCTCGATGCACTGTGGCTGACCGACGCCCCCACGGCGCCCGCGAGCCGGCGCTGGCCGCTGGCGGAGGTGGCGGCGTTCGCACGTGCACGCGCCGGAGTCCGCGTGGCGATACACGTGGTGCCCGACTTCGGCGCCGCACTTGGGCAGGCGGCCAGTGGCGCGGCCACCGTGCTCGTGACCGGCTCATTTCACACGGTCGGCGACGCGATGCAGCGGTTGGAGATCGATCCTCTGGCCGGGTAA
- a CDS encoding acetyl-CoA carboxylase carboxyltransferase subunit beta codes for MAWFRKEKKPRQPRREKLEIPRDAWVKCEACGHTDIRDNFERNLNVCPNCDYHRRIRAADYLSILLDEETIDERDSDLRSTDPLSFPDYPARLKKSLGNAGDQDAVITATGRIAGMPLNVGAMDFAFMGGSMGSVVGEKLARIGQHSLEKKFPLVIVSASGGARMQEGVLSLMQMAKVSAMLSMLAERRIPYISILTNPTTGGVSASYAMLGDAIIAEPGAVIGFAGPRVIKQTIGQDLPDGFQTAEFLLEHGMLDAVVHRHELKATVGRLLRHMTGKPAATGWSAA; via the coding sequence ATGGCATGGTTCCGCAAGGAAAAGAAGCCCCGGCAGCCCCGGCGCGAGAAGCTCGAGATCCCGCGCGATGCGTGGGTGAAGTGCGAGGCCTGCGGGCACACGGACATCCGCGACAACTTCGAGCGGAACCTCAACGTGTGCCCGAACTGTGACTATCACCGTCGCATCCGGGCCGCCGACTACCTCTCGATCCTCCTCGACGAGGAGACGATCGACGAGCGCGATTCCGACCTCCGCTCGACGGATCCCCTCAGCTTCCCCGACTACCCGGCGCGCCTGAAGAAGTCGCTCGGCAATGCCGGTGACCAGGACGCCGTGATCACGGCCACCGGGCGGATCGCCGGGATGCCGCTGAACGTGGGCGCGATGGACTTCGCCTTCATGGGCGGCTCGATGGGGTCCGTGGTGGGCGAGAAGCTGGCGCGGATCGGGCAGCACTCGCTCGAGAAGAAGTTCCCGCTGGTGATCGTGTCGGCCTCCGGCGGGGCGCGCATGCAGGAGGGCGTCCTCTCGCTGATGCAGATGGCGAAGGTCTCGGCCATGCTGTCGATGCTGGCGGAACGCCGCATCCCGTACATCTCGATCCTCACCAACCCGACCACGGGTGGCGTGAGTGCGAGCTACGCGATGCTCGGCGACGCGATCATTGCGGAGCCCGGGGCCGTGATCGGCTTCGCCGGCCCGCGCGTGATCAAGCAGACCATCGGGCAGGACCTGCCGGACGGCTTCCAGACGGCGGAGTTCCTGCTGGAGCATGGCATGCTCGACGCGGTGGTGCACCGCCACGAACTGAAGGCGACGGTCGGCCGGCTGCTGCGGCACATGACCGGCAAGCCCGCGGCGACAGGCTGGTCGGCGGCCTGA
- the rodA gene encoding rod shape-determining protein RodA, with the protein MTRRIPDLPLVLTALALSLFGVSMVYSAGQTDTMTFVANLWKTQSVWLVVAVLAAFGASRASVRFLDWVTPFAYVLTLVVLLLTLAFGGGAGTAASSKSWLVIGGMRIGQPAELAKITVVLMLARVLANRREPPESLLDLWHPALVVGIPWVLIMLQPDLGTGIVFIGIFFAMLFWSGVNWRLLLLIASPAISLVLAFSTRLWGAWFLLLLGMVWLYRPYLIEGIVLVCINVVTGVVAPILWEKLAPYQQKRLLVFLDPSIDAKASGYHVIQSQVAIGSGGWFGKGFTLGTQKRLNFVPEQETDFIFAVVGEELGFIGVTLALTLFVALFLRAIRISSRANDPYASLIAFGLLASWLVHVVENVGMTLNLMPITGIPLPFFSYGGSFMLASWLSVGILMRISGEGRGRGDLAAI; encoded by the coding sequence ATGACCAGGCGCATCCCCGACCTCCCGCTGGTGCTGACCGCACTGGCACTGAGTCTCTTCGGCGTTTCGATGGTGTACTCGGCGGGCCAGACCGACACGATGACGTTCGTGGCGAACCTGTGGAAGACACAGAGCGTCTGGCTGGTGGTGGCGGTGCTGGCCGCGTTCGGCGCCAGCCGCGCCTCGGTGCGATTCCTGGACTGGGTCACGCCGTTCGCGTACGTGCTGACGCTGGTGGTGCTGCTGCTCACGCTCGCCTTCGGCGGCGGCGCGGGCACGGCGGCGAGCTCGAAGAGCTGGCTGGTGATCGGCGGCATGCGGATCGGGCAGCCGGCGGAGCTGGCGAAGATCACGGTGGTGCTGATGCTGGCGCGCGTGCTGGCGAACCGGCGCGAGCCCCCGGAGTCGCTGCTGGACCTCTGGCATCCGGCGCTGGTGGTCGGCATCCCGTGGGTGCTGATCATGCTGCAGCCCGACCTCGGCACCGGCATCGTCTTCATCGGCATCTTTTTCGCGATGCTGTTCTGGTCGGGCGTGAACTGGCGCCTGCTGCTGCTGATCGCGAGCCCGGCGATCAGCCTCGTGCTCGCGTTCAGCACGCGGTTGTGGGGGGCGTGGTTCCTGCTGCTGCTCGGCATGGTCTGGCTGTACCGGCCGTACCTGATCGAGGGGATCGTGCTGGTCTGCATCAACGTCGTGACCGGCGTGGTGGCACCCATCCTGTGGGAGAAGCTCGCCCCGTACCAGCAGAAGCGCCTGCTGGTGTTCCTGGACCCGAGCATCGATGCGAAGGCGTCGGGCTACCACGTGATCCAGTCGCAGGTGGCGATCGGCTCCGGAGGATGGTTCGGCAAGGGGTTCACGCTCGGCACACAGAAGCGCCTCAACTTCGTGCCGGAGCAGGAGACCGACTTCATCTTTGCGGTAGTGGGCGAGGAGCTCGGGTTCATCGGCGTGACACTGGCGCTGACGCTGTTCGTGGCGCTGTTCCTGCGCGCGATCCGGATCTCGAGCCGGGCCAACGATCCTTATGCCAGCCTGATCGCCTTCGGCCTGCTGGCCAGCTGGCTGGTGCACGTGGTCGAGAACGTCGGCATGACGCTGAACCTGATGCCGATCACCGGCATCCCGCTGCCGTTCTTCAGCTACGGTGGCAGCTTCATGCTGGCCTCCTGGCTCTCGGTCGGGATCCTGATGCGGATCTCCGGGGAAGGCCGCGGCCGGGGTGACCTGGCTGCCATCTGA
- the mrdA gene encoding penicillin-binding protein 2 translates to MSYHPNDVSRRATVARLLLGAGFLALISAFFRAQVLRNKEYLAQAEQNRFREVPLAAPRGIIYDRNGRVIAENLPGYAVSLLSPTADSLRSAMRRLTNIIPITDDQVEAAVRRWRKNPTRPAVILPDAPFDVVAVLEERRVENPSLIIQSTPKRYYPDGPAVAAFVGYTGEVTERELADTMHNDYKPGQQIGKGGLERSYEAQLRGREGMRYVEVDARGRVVRDAGARAELEPEAAKPLRTNIDMDLQKYVVELLGDSLRAGVVALDPNDGAVLALHSAPTYDPNRFVGGIPADYWRELNTDPRRPLYNKVIQGRYPPASTWKLATSAMAMEAGLVQFDDYMPQPCTGGYRYGRYFRCWNHRGHGNINLRQAIEQSCDVYFYQVGLKLGLSRLVAGGLKLKMRERSGVDLPNETQPQFPPDAQNYFNERYGTRGWVAGSVALNLSIGQGENAQTLINMARFYTALATDGKAARPEIVSRNPERVQIMNLTEAQMQGLRLAMAGVVSSRGTANSARVEGITVAGKTGTAQNPPHPDHAWFMGFAPAERPRIVVGVFVEYGEHGYVAARIATKVMARYLKAATAPVVTTE, encoded by the coding sequence ATGAGTTATCACCCGAATGACGTCTCGCGCCGGGCCACCGTGGCGCGCCTGCTGCTCGGTGCCGGGTTCCTGGCGCTGATCTCGGCGTTCTTCCGCGCGCAGGTGCTCCGCAACAAGGAGTACCTGGCGCAGGCCGAGCAGAACCGCTTCCGCGAGGTGCCGCTGGCGGCGCCGCGCGGGATCATCTACGACCGGAACGGGCGCGTCATCGCGGAGAACCTGCCGGGGTATGCGGTCTCGCTGCTGAGTCCCACTGCGGATTCGCTGCGCAGCGCCATGCGTCGGCTGACGAACATCATCCCGATCACCGACGATCAGGTGGAGGCGGCGGTTCGGCGGTGGCGGAAGAATCCCACGCGACCCGCGGTGATCCTGCCCGACGCCCCGTTCGACGTGGTGGCCGTGCTCGAGGAACGCCGGGTGGAGAACCCGAGCCTGATCATCCAGAGCACGCCGAAACGCTACTACCCTGACGGTCCGGCGGTGGCGGCGTTCGTGGGCTACACGGGCGAGGTCACGGAGCGCGAGCTCGCCGACACGATGCACAACGACTACAAGCCCGGCCAGCAGATCGGGAAGGGCGGGCTGGAGCGGTCGTATGAAGCGCAGCTCCGCGGCCGCGAGGGGATGCGGTACGTGGAGGTGGATGCGCGAGGCCGCGTGGTGCGCGATGCCGGTGCGCGGGCCGAGCTGGAGCCCGAGGCGGCCAAGCCGCTGCGCACGAACATCGACATGGACCTGCAGAAGTACGTCGTGGAGCTGCTCGGCGACTCGCTGCGTGCCGGCGTCGTCGCCCTCGACCCGAACGATGGCGCCGTGCTGGCACTGCACAGCGCGCCGACGTACGACCCGAACCGGTTCGTGGGCGGCATCCCGGCCGATTACTGGCGGGAACTGAACACCGACCCGCGCCGGCCGCTGTACAACAAGGTGATCCAGGGCCGCTATCCACCCGCCTCGACCTGGAAGCTCGCCACCTCGGCGATGGCGATGGAAGCCGGTCTCGTGCAGTTCGACGACTACATGCCGCAGCCGTGCACCGGCGGCTATCGCTACGGGCGCTACTTCCGCTGCTGGAACCACCGGGGCCACGGCAACATCAACCTGCGCCAGGCCATCGAGCAGAGCTGCGACGTGTACTTCTACCAGGTGGGGTTGAAGCTCGGCCTCTCGCGCCTGGTGGCGGGCGGGCTGAAACTCAAGATGCGCGAGCGGTCCGGCGTCGACCTGCCGAACGAGACGCAGCCGCAGTTCCCGCCCGATGCGCAGAACTACTTCAACGAGCGGTATGGCACACGCGGCTGGGTGGCCGGTTCGGTGGCGCTGAACCTGTCGATCGGGCAGGGCGAGAATGCGCAGACGCTGATCAACATGGCGCGCTTCTACACCGCGCTGGCCACCGACGGCAAGGCGGCGCGCCCGGAGATCGTGTCGCGCAATCCCGAGCGGGTGCAGATCATGAACCTGACCGAGGCCCAGATGCAGGGGCTGCGGCTGGCGATGGCCGGCGTGGTGAGCAGCCGTGGCACGGCCAACAGCGCGCGGGTGGAGGGCATCACGGTGGCCGGCAAGACGGGCACCGCGCAGAATCCGCCGCATCCCGACCATGCCTGGTTCATGGGCTTCGCACCGGCCGAGCGGCCGCGCATCGTGGTGGGGGTGTTCGTGGAGTACGGTGAGCACGGCTACGTGGCCGCCCGCATCGCGACCAAGGTGATGGCGCGATACCTGAAGGCGGCCACGGCACCGGTGGTGACCACCGAATGA
- the mreD gene encoding rod shape-determining protein MreD: MSGLYDWIRLTIAVLLLVVAHFVLRPLLGDRIEIDFLVLALLLMAIRVRPGVGAVLGLLMGAASDAASPAGFGSAMLALTIVGYVTSWLKAAFFAENAVLDGVVIFASAWGVMLTRLLLSGRSFETGFAVSALVWAPLSAAATALVGAVLFTVLRPLLKPASA, from the coding sequence GTGAGCGGCCTCTACGACTGGATCCGGCTGACGATCGCCGTGCTGCTGCTGGTGGTGGCGCATTTCGTGCTCCGCCCGTTGCTCGGGGACCGCATCGAGATCGACTTCCTCGTGCTCGCGCTGCTGCTGATGGCGATCCGGGTGCGGCCCGGCGTGGGTGCGGTGCTGGGCCTGCTGATGGGTGCGGCGTCCGACGCCGCGTCACCGGCCGGATTCGGCAGCGCCATGCTGGCCCTCACGATCGTCGGCTACGTCACGAGCTGGCTCAAGGCGGCGTTCTTCGCCGAGAACGCCGTGCTCGATGGCGTGGTGATCTTCGCCAGTGCGTGGGGCGTGATGCTGACCCGGTTGCTGCTGTCGGGGCGCTCGTTCGAGACCGGCTTCGCGGTGTCGGCGCTGGTGTGGGCACCGTTGTCGGCCGCCGCGACGGCGCTGGTCGGCGCCGTCCTCTTCACCGTCCTGCGTCCGCTGCTCAAGCCGGCGTCGGCATGA
- a CDS encoding rod shape-determining protein MreC, whose product MARTSRTGTRTDLALLGAAVACALAALVLPTAARDRVQGALRSSVVAPLVSAQAWAERGRSAISDHGRLITRVDSLALASQAVEPLRSENDRLRALLGLGQRLGWGFVATELLHPPRGGDEHVVLLAAGSAAGVRAFSPLVVPEGLIGMVTSAAANSATAILWTHPDFRVSATTTDGAAFGIVAAHLGSGADRFLLEMRGVPFRSELKPGTLIVSSGLGNVFPRGIPIGVVLRETKTIEGWARTYLIRPIVSPDDASAAVVLLPPRAAAGVAGAWSSVSQTDATQRAIVAAGDSLIADSVRVVQERLAKLALLDSLRRAAIYRGDSGVRVEGDSAPPAPVPPGPATAAPASGAGVPAAVTPAATTPTIAPPAARPPATARPRPRTDSAAARRRSAPKPPENPFRLPPGRGTR is encoded by the coding sequence ATGGCGAGGACCTCCCGCACGGGAACGCGCACCGACCTCGCGCTGCTCGGCGCGGCGGTGGCGTGCGCCCTGGCGGCGCTGGTCCTGCCCACCGCGGCGCGTGATCGTGTGCAGGGCGCGCTGCGCTCGAGCGTCGTTGCCCCTCTGGTGAGTGCCCAGGCGTGGGCGGAGCGGGGGCGTTCCGCGATCAGCGACCATGGCCGCCTGATCACGCGCGTGGACAGCCTGGCGCTCGCATCGCAAGCCGTCGAGCCGCTGCGCTCCGAGAATGATCGCCTGCGTGCGCTGCTCGGCCTCGGGCAGCGGCTGGGGTGGGGGTTCGTGGCTACCGAGCTGCTGCACCCCCCGCGCGGCGGCGACGAGCATGTGGTGCTGCTGGCGGCCGGCAGTGCCGCGGGGGTGCGCGCGTTCTCGCCGCTGGTCGTGCCCGAGGGCCTGATCGGCATGGTGACGTCGGCGGCCGCCAACTCGGCCACGGCGATCCTCTGGACGCACCCGGACTTCCGGGTGAGCGCCACGACCACCGATGGTGCCGCGTTCGGGATCGTGGCCGCGCACCTGGGCAGCGGGGCCGACCGCTTCCTGCTGGAGATGCGTGGCGTGCCGTTCCGCAGCGAACTCAAGCCCGGCACGCTGATCGTGAGCTCGGGACTCGGCAACGTCTTCCCCCGCGGCATCCCCATCGGCGTGGTGTTGCGCGAGACGAAGACCATCGAGGGATGGGCGCGGACGTACCTGATCCGCCCGATCGTCTCACCCGACGATGCCAGTGCGGCGGTGGTGCTCCTGCCGCCACGCGCGGCGGCGGGTGTTGCCGGTGCATGGAGCAGTGTCTCGCAGACGGATGCGACACAGCGCGCGATCGTCGCCGCCGGTGACTCACTCATCGCCGACTCGGTGCGCGTGGTGCAGGAACGGCTGGCGAAGCTCGCGCTGCTCGACTCCCTGCGCCGGGCGGCGATCTACCGCGGCGACAGCGGCGTGCGGGTCGAGGGTGATTCCGCGCCGCCCGCACCGGTGCCGCCGGGTCCGGCGACCGCGGCACCGGCGAGTGGTGCCGGAGTGCCCGCCGCGGTCACGCCCGCAGCCACGACACCGACGATCGCGCCGCCGGCGGCGCGCCCACCCGCGACGGCACGGCCGCGGCCGCGCACGGATTCTGCCGCAGCGCGGCGCCGCAGTGCGCCGAAGCCGCCCGAGAATCCCTTCCGGCTTCCGCCGGGCAGAGGGACGCGGTGA
- a CDS encoding rod shape-determining protein gives MPFRWPFKPGSLFPANAIAVDLGTANTLIYVKGEGIVLNEPSVVAIDRDTKKIKGVGLEAKRMLGRTPDGVIAVRPLKDGVIADFDVTEKMLRYFLTLIIENHVFKVKPRVIVCVPSGITEVEKRAVRDSALGAGAKEVFMVAEPMAAAIGVGLPVETPTGNMVIDIGGGTTEIAVIALSGIVSDTSIRTGGDELDTSIVQFMRKNYNLLIGEPTAEQIKIQIGSAYPVGEERDMEVKGRDLVSGIPKTVRVHSSEIREAIQEPIQQIVDAVRRALEITPPELASDIVDRGIVMTGGGALIRGLDLLLSQETNLPIHVDEDPLTCVVRGCGRILDDEEKYRSVLSS, from the coding sequence ATGCCGTTTCGCTGGCCCTTCAAGCCGGGTTCCCTGTTCCCGGCCAACGCGATCGCCGTAGATCTCGGAACCGCCAACACCCTCATCTACGTGAAGGGGGAGGGGATCGTCCTGAACGAGCCCTCGGTGGTGGCCATCGACCGCGACACCAAGAAGATCAAGGGCGTCGGGCTGGAGGCCAAGCGGATGCTCGGCCGGACGCCGGACGGCGTGATCGCGGTCCGGCCGCTGAAGGACGGCGTGATCGCCGACTTCGACGTGACCGAGAAGATGCTCCGCTACTTCCTCACGCTGATCATCGAGAACCATGTGTTCAAGGTGAAGCCGCGCGTGATCGTGTGCGTGCCGAGCGGCATCACCGAGGTGGAGAAGCGCGCGGTGCGTGACAGTGCCCTGGGCGCCGGCGCGAAGGAAGTGTTCATGGTGGCGGAACCGATGGCCGCCGCGATCGGCGTGGGCCTGCCGGTGGAGACGCCGACCGGCAACATGGTGATCGACATTGGTGGCGGAACGACCGAAATCGCCGTCATCGCGCTGAGCGGGATCGTCAGCGACACGTCGATCCGCACCGGTGGCGACGAGCTCGACACGTCGATCGTGCAGTTCATGCGCAAGAACTACAACCTGCTGATCGGCGAGCCGACGGCGGAGCAGATCAAGATCCAGATCGGCAGCGCGTATCCCGTCGGCGAGGAACGCGACATGGAGGTGAAGGGACGCGACCTCGTGAGCGGCATCCCGAAGACGGTGCGCGTGCACTCCTCGGAGATCCGCGAGGCGATCCAGGAGCCGATCCAGCAGATCGTCGACGCGGTGCGCCGCGCGCTCGAGATCACGCCGCCCGAGCTCGCATCGGATATCGTGGACCGTGGCATCGTGATGACGGGTGGCGGTGCGCTGATCCGCGGGCTGGACCTGCTGCTGAGCCAGGAGACGAACCTCCCGATCCATGTGGACGAGGACCCGCTCACCTGCGTGGTGCGCGGGTGCGGCCGCATCCTTGATGATGAGGAGAAGTACCGCTCCGTCCTGAGCAGCTGA